One window of Erwinia aphidicola genomic DNA carries:
- the rho gene encoding transcription termination factor Rho yields MNLTELKNTPVSDLITLGENMGLENLARLRKQDIIFAILKQHAKSGEDIFGDGVLEILQDGFGFLRSGDSSYLAGPDDIYVSPSQIRRFNLRTGDSISGKIRPPKEGERYFALLKVNEVNYDKPENARNKILFENLTPLHANSRLRMERGNGSTEDLTARVLDLASPIGRGQRGLIVAPPKAGKTMLLQNIAQSIAYNHPDCVLMVLLIDERPEEVTEMQRLVKGEVIASTFDEPASRHVQVAEMVIEKAKRLVEHKKDVIILLDSITRLARAYNTVVPASGKVLTGGVDANALHRPKRFFGAARNVEEGGSLTIIATALVDTGSKMDEVIYEEFKGTGNMELHLARKIAEKRVFPAIDYNRSGTRKEELLTTSEELQKMWILRKIIHPMGEIDAMEFLINKLAMTKTNDEFFDMMKRS; encoded by the coding sequence ATGAATCTTACCGAATTAAAAAATACGCCGGTTTCAGACCTGATTACCCTCGGCGAAAATATGGGGCTGGAAAACCTGGCGCGCTTGCGCAAACAGGACATCATTTTCGCCATCCTCAAGCAGCATGCTAAAAGTGGCGAAGACATCTTCGGCGATGGCGTACTCGAGATATTGCAGGATGGATTTGGTTTCCTCCGCTCTGGAGACAGTTCCTACCTCGCCGGTCCCGATGATATCTACGTTTCCCCTAGTCAAATCCGCCGCTTTAACCTCCGCACTGGTGACTCCATCTCTGGCAAGATCCGTCCGCCAAAAGAGGGTGAGCGTTACTTTGCGCTGCTGAAAGTTAACGAAGTTAACTACGACAAACCGGAAAATGCCCGTAACAAAATCCTGTTTGAGAACTTAACGCCGCTGCATGCTAACTCACGTCTGCGCATGGAGCGTGGTAACGGCTCCACCGAAGATTTGACCGCTCGCGTACTGGATCTGGCTTCGCCGATCGGTCGTGGCCAGCGTGGTCTGATTGTGGCACCGCCGAAAGCCGGTAAAACCATGCTGCTGCAGAACATTGCGCAGAGCATCGCCTACAACCATCCAGACTGCGTGCTGATGGTGCTGCTGATTGACGAACGTCCGGAAGAAGTTACCGAGATGCAGCGTCTGGTTAAAGGTGAAGTGATCGCTTCTACCTTTGACGAACCGGCATCACGCCACGTTCAGGTTGCTGAGATGGTGATCGAGAAGGCCAAGCGCCTGGTCGAACACAAAAAAGACGTGATCATCCTGCTCGACTCCATTACCCGTCTGGCGCGTGCCTATAACACCGTGGTTCCTGCTTCTGGCAAGGTACTGACCGGTGGTGTGGATGCCAACGCCCTGCATCGTCCGAAGCGTTTCTTCGGTGCTGCGCGTAACGTGGAAGAGGGTGGAAGCCTGACCATCATCGCCACCGCACTGGTTGATACCGGTTCGAAGATGGATGAAGTGATCTACGAAGAATTTAAAGGTACCGGCAACATGGAACTGCATCTGGCGCGTAAAATCGCTGAGAAGCGCGTGTTCCCTGCTATCGATTACAACCGTTCAGGTACCCGTAAAGAAGAGTTGCTGACCACGTCAGAAGAGCTGCAGAAAATGTGGATCCTGCGCAAGATTATTCACCCAATGGGCGAAATCGACGCAATGGAGTTCCTCATCAACAAGCTGGCGATGACGAAAACCAACGATGAATTCTTCGATATGATGAAGCGTTCATAA